From Caminibacter mediatlanticus TB-2, the proteins below share one genomic window:
- the cas2 gene encoding CRISPR-associated endonuclease Cas2: MADFLIAYDIKDNKRLAKFCKRLEKLAIRIEYSVFFMPNVTKEYVAEKIIELNKLLKDEDDVRVYKIIDEGIVIGNGEILSEILVVSG; encoded by the coding sequence TTGGCTGATTTTTTAATAGCATACGATATAAAAGATAACAAAAGACTTGCGAAGTTTTGTAAGAGATTAGAAAAATTAGCTATTAGGATTGAGTATAGCGTATTTTTTATGCCAAATGTTACTAAGGAATATGTAGCAGAAAAAATAATTGAGCTTAATAAATTATTAAAAGATGAAGATGATGTGAGAGTATACAAAATTATTGATGAAGGGATTGTGATTGGAAATGGTGAAATTTTGAGTGAAATTCTTGTAGTTAGTGGCTAA
- the cas1 gene encoding CRISPR-associated endonuclease Cas1: MNRVIIDRECKLEVRNSQLIVEDKKVPLRYIDFLYLIGEIEINTKTIMKLLKEDISILIQNRGFGLIYPQKSKNNDLKKKQYFALKKEVYIAREIIRKKIQKSIDNLVKLNKKIVFDFKILDEISSKNSLLGIEGNFAKEYFKEYFSLFDKTLTKGYRSKRPPEDVVNALMSYLYTLLYYEIANRLIFYGFEVGISYLHESFRDHMSLASDLLEVFRSDVDVFVYEMFDNKKVIKKDFTKEKKGIFLRSEKRKEIWSDIKEFFENLKIDEEIAWLRKMIED, translated from the coding sequence ATGAATAGAGTAATTATTGATAGGGAATGTAAATTAGAAGTTAGAAATTCTCAGTTAATTGTTGAGGATAAAAAAGTTCCTTTAAGGTATATTGATTTTTTGTATTTGATAGGTGAGATTGAAATTAATACAAAAACAATTATGAAATTATTAAAAGAAGATATTTCAATCCTTATTCAAAATAGAGGTTTTGGACTAATTTATCCTCAAAAATCAAAAAATAATGATTTAAAAAAGAAGCAATATTTTGCACTAAAAAAAGAAGTATATATTGCAAGAGAGATTATTAGAAAAAAAATTCAAAAAAGTATTGATAATTTAGTTAAGTTAAATAAAAAAATAGTATTTGACTTTAAGATATTAGATGAAATTAGCAGTAAAAATTCACTTCTTGGGATTGAAGGAAATTTTGCAAAAGAGTATTTTAAAGAGTATTTTTCTTTATTTGATAAGACTTTGACAAAAGGGTATCGTTCAAAAAGACCACCTGAGGATGTGGTAAATGCTTTAATGTCATATCTTTATACATTGCTTTATTATGAAATAGCAAATAGGCTTATTTTTTATGGATTTGAAGTTGGGATTTCATATTTGCATGAGAGTTTTAGAGACCATATGAGTTTAGCGAGTGATTTGTTAGAAGTATTTAGAAGCGATGTAGATGTGTTTGTTTATGAAATGTTTGATAATAAAAAAGTAATAAAAAAAGATTTTACAAAAGAAAAAAAAGGAATTTTTCTAAGGAGTGAAAAAAGAAAAGAGATTTGGAGTGATATTAAAGAGTTTTTTGAGAATTTAAAAATTGATGAGGAGATAGCGTGGCTCAGGAAAATGATAGAAGATTAA
- the cas2 gene encoding CRISPR-associated endonuclease Cas2, which produces MYLIAYDIVDNKRRRKIQKLVYSYAFGGQKSALECLINKKEAIEIAKKLSKIIDLEKDRCHIIKVEKFIYLRSAKEITFKNGDIIL; this is translated from the coding sequence ATGTATTTGATTGCTTATGATATTGTAGATAATAAAAGAAGAAGAAAAATTCAAAAATTAGTTTATTCTTATGCGTTTGGAGGTCAAAAAAGTGCGTTAGAGTGTTTGATTAATAAAAAAGAAGCGATTGAAATTGCAAAAAAATTATCAAAAATTATTGATTTAGAAAAGGATAGGTGTCATATTATAAAAGTTGAAAAGTTTATTTATCTAAGGAGTGCAAAAGAGATAACTTTTAAAAATGGAGACATCATATTGTAA
- a CDS encoding AAA family ATPase has product MRIKKLKLKNINSFKGEFEIDFEKFSGKLFLISGPTGSGKTTIIDSILASLYHKTPRLSNQVNMLLNKNSTDGYIKLLFTHKNKECEIELKFDKRGTKKFLKGGERYLDKVKEITEYINEFIGLDYEQFTRSIVLAQGEFDKFIKSTPKEKSEILKKIFNLESFAKVSIAIYEKYNRKKDMLNNLYDLIEKIDIKSLYEEKEDILDKLSEFKILKIEIEEEKTKKEKDLSQKKELNEKIKKLKKLEDEYKQEKSLKNKNQKEINILEKEIKNLKSNIKKRENELNNLEEKYKVYERIEIELNNLKDEESKLKKEFRDFQKRYEDEVLQKDLLSNKLESIKNKKFNFDESLIEKKEDYQNRYVILKKAFSQEEKKEKELETKKNELAEIKNNLEKLKKEIEELTLKKEKLEEKVLIFKFEKHRSYLKKNTPCPLCGSKNHNFDNLDSVSEDDINEYENLVKILKEKEEEFKDKEIKQNILESEISKLEGEISSLEEEIKQNYFDEYKSWREIFNQINEYLKNKNEIEKLSSLIEEKQKTLKLYKENIDNKKNKIDEVDKKIENLQKDKKELYDGNLKEDIEKISKELESLKENLEKNEKSLKIKEINIAKIEERLNTLNKEIKSLSEVKDKKEEDLSLLEKEIKNLEIKLDEIKKDEGIFEERIKHIKQKIDEYKKLKKEYEELNRQVNLLKILNDEIGSANGSKFVNKALGFLIDNLIFEANKILNRLSNNRYSLSIKEKLEFEIIDHFIGDTKRDINTLSGGESFLVSLSLSLALSEISKSSVSLDTMFLDEGFGTLDKDSLSEVLSLLQSLAIGEKMIGIISHVELLQSEMPDKIIIQKRGNGESVIVKS; this is encoded by the coding sequence ATGAGAATTAAAAAATTAAAATTAAAAAATATAAATTCATTCAAAGGTGAGTTTGAAATAGATTTTGAAAAATTTAGTGGAAAATTGTTTTTAATATCAGGCCCTACTGGAAGTGGTAAAACAACTATTATTGATTCAATTTTAGCATCGTTATACCATAAAACTCCAAGACTTTCTAATCAAGTAAATATGCTTCTTAATAAAAACTCTACCGATGGATATATAAAACTTTTATTTACACATAAAAATAAAGAGTGTGAAATTGAATTGAAGTTTGACAAAAGAGGGACTAAAAAATTTTTAAAAGGTGGTGAGAGATATTTAGATAAAGTAAAAGAAATTACAGAATATATCAATGAATTTATAGGTCTTGATTATGAGCAATTTACTCGCTCAATTGTATTAGCCCAAGGAGAGTTTGATAAATTTATAAAATCTACTCCAAAGGAAAAAAGTGAAATTTTAAAAAAGATATTTAATTTAGAGAGTTTTGCAAAAGTAAGTATAGCGATATATGAAAAGTATAATAGAAAAAAAGATATGCTTAATAATTTGTACGATTTGATTGAAAAAATAGATATAAAATCTTTATACGAAGAAAAAGAAGATATTTTAGATAAATTAAGTGAGTTTAAAATACTAAAAATTGAAATTGAAGAGGAAAAAACAAAAAAAGAAAAAGATTTGTCTCAAAAAAAAGAGTTGAATGAAAAAATAAAAAAACTTAAAAAGTTAGAAGATGAATACAAACAAGAGAAGTCTTTAAAAAATAAAAATCAAAAAGAGATAAACATTTTAGAAAAAGAAATTAAAAATTTAAAGTCAAATATAAAAAAAAGAGAAAATGAGTTAAATAATTTAGAAGAAAAATATAAAGTTTATGAAAGAATTGAGATTGAGTTAAATAATTTAAAAGATGAAGAATCTAAACTAAAAAAAGAGTTTAGAGATTTTCAAAAAAGATATGAAGATGAAGTTTTGCAAAAAGATTTATTATCAAATAAGTTAGAATCTATTAAAAATAAAAAGTTTAATTTTGATGAGAGTTTGATTGAAAAAAAAGAGGATTATCAAAATAGGTATGTAATTTTAAAAAAAGCATTTTCACAAGAAGAGAAAAAAGAAAAAGAGTTAGAAACTAAAAAAAATGAGCTTGCAGAGATTAAAAATAATTTAGAAAAATTAAAAAAAGAGATTGAAGAATTAACCTTAAAAAAAGAGAAATTAGAAGAAAAAGTTTTGATTTTTAAGTTTGAAAAGCATAGAAGTTATCTTAAAAAAAATACTCCTTGTCCGTTGTGTGGGAGTAAAAATCATAATTTTGATAATTTAGATAGTGTAAGTGAAGATGATATAAATGAGTATGAAAATTTAGTAAAAATTTTAAAAGAAAAAGAGGAAGAATTTAAAGATAAAGAGATTAAACAAAATATTTTAGAAAGCGAGATATCAAAATTAGAAGGCGAGATAAGTAGTTTAGAAGAAGAGATTAAACAAAACTATTTTGATGAATATAAAAGTTGGAGAGAGATTTTTAATCAAATAAATGAATATTTAAAAAATAAAAACGAAATTGAAAAACTCTCTTCTTTAATTGAAGAAAAACAAAAAACATTAAAATTGTATAAAGAAAACATAGATAATAAAAAAAATAAAATTGATGAGGTAGATAAAAAAATTGAAAACTTACAAAAAGATAAAAAAGAGTTATATGATGGAAATTTAAAAGAAGATATAGAAAAAATTTCTAAGGAATTAGAATCTTTAAAAGAAAATTTAGAAAAAAACGAAAAATCACTTAAAATAAAAGAGATAAATATTGCAAAAATAGAAGAGAGACTAAATACTTTAAATAAAGAGATTAAAAGTTTAAGTGAAGTTAAAGATAAAAAAGAAGAAGATTTGAGTTTATTAGAAAAAGAGATAAAAAATTTAGAAATAAAACTTGATGAAATAAAAAAAGATGAGGGTATTTTTGAAGAGAGGATAAAACATATTAAACAAAAAATTGATGAATATAAAAAATTAAAAAAAGAGTATGAAGAATTAAATAGACAAGTAAATCTTCTGAAAATTTTAAATGATGAAATAGGCTCAGCTAATGGGTCTAAATTTGTAAATAAAGCATTAGGGTTTTTGATAGATAATTTAATTTTTGAAGCAAATAAAATCCTAAATAGACTTTCAAACAATAGATACTCTTTAAGTATAAAAGAAAAACTTGAATTTGAAATTATAGACCATTTTATAGGTGATACAAAAAGAGATATAAATACTCTCTCAGGTGGAGAGAGTTTTTTAGTTAGTTTATCATTAAGTCTTGCTTTAAGTGAAATATCTAAAAGTTCAGTTTCACTTGATACGATGTTTTTAGATGAAGGGTTTGGGACTCTGGATAAAGATAGTTTAAGCGAAGTTTTATCATTGCTTCAAAGTCTTGCAATTGGTGAAAAGATGATTGGAATTATCTCTCATGTTGAGTTGCTTCAAAGTGAAATGCCAGATAAGATTATAATTCAAAAAAGAGGAAATGGGGAAAGTGTGATAGTAAAAAGTTAG
- a CDS encoding metallophosphoesterase family protein: MKVLHTSDWHLCNKFFGYDRDDEFELVLDFIIKTIKKEKVDVLLIAGDIFDVFYPPQSALKMYYSFLMKVKPYLKHIFIIAGNHDSISTLSAPKDILDALDIKVISGDENIEDMIVNVGDVDFLLVPYLREILLREKYKNDNLIENITHFYKEIISKSNNKKILTGHLTALNSKKSGSEKDIYIGKIEGVSANIFDGANYVGLGHLHRYQEIKKNVVYSGSILKMSFDENDDKKLVIIDTDDFSKKVVDIPIFRQIKTISGDKKTIKNELEKINLSKLKAFVELIFDETIDNTEVEELKKEFDNIEIIKYSYKKESKEIDFEKTIKDISINAVFEEIFKDSSNFEELKEEFMQILEGLEDEN, translated from the coding sequence ATGAAAGTTTTGCATACAAGTGATTGGCATTTATGTAATAAATTTTTTGGGTATGATAGAGATGATGAGTTTGAGTTAGTATTAGATTTTATAATTAAGACTATAAAAAAAGAAAAAGTTGATGTTTTATTAATTGCAGGAGATATTTTTGATGTCTTTTATCCTCCCCAAAGTGCATTAAAAATGTATTACTCTTTTTTAATGAAAGTTAAGCCATATTTAAAACATATATTTATAATTGCTGGAAATCACGATAGTATTTCTACTCTTTCAGCTCCAAAAGATATTTTAGATGCTCTTGATATTAAAGTTATAAGTGGAGATGAAAATATTGAAGATATGATTGTGAATGTTGGAGATGTTGATTTTTTACTTGTACCATATTTAAGAGAGATTTTACTTAGAGAAAAGTATAAAAATGATAATTTAATAGAAAATATTACTCATTTTTATAAAGAAATAATCTCAAAATCAAACAATAAAAAGATTCTAACAGGACATTTAACTGCTCTAAATTCTAAAAAAAGCGGGAGTGAAAAAGATATTTATATTGGAAAAATAGAAGGGGTTAGTGCTAATATTTTTGATGGGGCTAATTATGTAGGACTTGGTCATCTTCATAGATATCAGGAAATCAAAAAAAATGTAGTTTATAGTGGTTCGATTTTGAAGATGAGTTTTGATGAGAATGATGATAAAAAATTAGTTATTATTGATACAGATGATTTTTCAAAAAAAGTAGTAGATATTCCGATTTTTAGGCAAATTAAGACAATAAGTGGAGATAAAAAAACAATAAAAAATGAGTTAGAAAAAATAAACTTATCTAAATTAAAAGCATTTGTTGAGCTTATTTTTGATGAGACAATAGACAATACAGAAGTGGAAGAGTTAAAAAAAGAGTTTGATAATATAGAAATTATTAAATACTCATATAAAAAAGAGAGTAAAGAGATAGATTTTGAAAAAACAATAAAAGATATCTCAATTAATGCAGTTTTTGAAGAGATATTTAAAGATAGTAGCAATTTTGAAGAGTTAAAAGAAGAATTTATGCAAATTTTAGAAGGTTTAGAAGATGAGAATTAA
- the rpsG gene encoding 30S ribosomal protein S7: protein MRRRRAPKRPVMPDPVYNSEVVTKFINKVMWDGKKTLAERIVYGAIEKLNDKGEEKGIDIFFKAIENVKPLLEVRSRRVGGATYQVPMEVRPERQQTLSIRWIVDAARNRNERTMVERLANELWDAANERGAAFKKREDTHRMAEANKAFAHYRW, encoded by the coding sequence ATGAGAAGAAGAAGAGCCCCAAAAAGACCGGTAATGCCAGATCCGGTGTATAATAGTGAAGTGGTAACTAAATTTATTAATAAAGTAATGTGGGATGGTAAAAAAACATTAGCTGAGAGAATTGTTTATGGTGCAATTGAAAAGCTTAATGACAAAGGTGAAGAAAAAGGAATTGATATTTTCTTCAAAGCAATTGAAAATGTAAAACCTCTTCTTGAAGTTAGAAGTAGAAGAGTTGGTGGTGCAACTTATCAAGTACCAATGGAAGTTAGACCTGAAAGACAACAAACTTTATCTATTAGATGGATTGTTGATGCAGCAAGAAATAGAAATGAAAGAACTATGGTTGAAAGACTTGCTAATGAACTTTGGGATGCTGCAAATGAAAGAGGAGCAGCTTTCAAAAAAAGAGAAGATACTCACAGAATGGCAGAAGCAAACAAAGCTTTTGCTCATTACAGATGGTAG
- the rpsL gene encoding 30S ribosomal protein S12, which translates to MPTINQLVRKGRKKVIKKSKSPALVSCPQRRGVCTRVYTTTPKKPNSALRKVAKVRLTSGYEVISYIPGEGHNLQEHSIVLVRGGRVKDLPGVKYHIVRGALDTAGVKGRVHSRSKYGTKKSEAGKK; encoded by the coding sequence ATGCCTACTATAAACCAATTAGTTAGAAAAGGTAGAAAAAAAGTCATTAAAAAATCAAAATCACCAGCACTTGTAAGCTGTCCTCAAAGAAGAGGGGTTTGTACAAGAGTATATACAACTACTCCTAAAAAACCAAACTCAGCTTTAAGAAAAGTTGCAAAAGTTAGATTAACTTCTGGATATGAAGTAATTAGTTATATTCCTGGTGAAGGACACAATCTACAAGAACACAGCATTGTACTTGTAAGAGGTGGTAGGGTAAAAGACTTACCAGGGGTTAAATATCATATCGTAAGAGGTGCTCTTGATACAGCAGGTGTTAAAGGAAGAGTACATTCAAGAAGTAAATACGGAACTAAAAAAAGCGAAGCTGGTAAAAAATAG
- the rpoC gene encoding DNA-directed RNA polymerase subunit beta' codes for MKRFKYIKLDWDEETRPQDIDAVQVKIASPEEILSWSHGEVKKPETINYRTLKPERDGLFCAKIFGPIHDYECLCGKYKKMRYKGIVCEKCGVKVTTSKVRRERFGHIELVTPVAHIWYVSNLPSRIGTLLDIKMKDLERVLYYEAYVVYEPGDAPVKRGDILVEEEYRKLVELYGDSGFHAEMGAEIIKKMLEELDLAEMYHTLKEELKNIKSEARKKDIVKKLKIVEGFLNSDNRPEWMIMNVIPVLPPDLRPLVALDGGKFAVADVNDLYRRVIHRNQRLKRLIELDAPEIIIRNEKRMLQEAVDALFDNGRRGNTIKGANKRPLKSLSDIIKGKTGRFRQNLLGKRVDYSGRSVIVVGPNLRMDQCGLPKKMALELFKPHLIGKLQEKGYATTIKQAKRLIEEKTPEVWECLQEVVDQYPVLLNRAPTLHKLSIQAFHPVLIDGNAIQLHPLVCAAFNADFDGDQMAVHVPLSQEAIAEAKILMLSSMNILLPASGKAIAVPSQDMVLGVYYISLIKDGVKGEHKLFANPEEVLAAFDEGVVDLHARIKVRVKGEVVETTPGRMILHSITPEFVPIEMYNKVMKKKDIASLVDYVYKQGGLKVSAEFLDKLKNLGFRYAAKVGVSISMADIVVPEDKPKIIEEALRKVKEVQEQYKKGLLTEQERYNKIIDIWTKVDNDIKEKLLEIMKKDKDGFNSIYMMADSGARGSASQIKQLAGMRGLMAKPNGEIIETPIISNFKEGLNVLEFFISTHGARKGLADTALKTASAGYLTRKLVDVSQNFRVIMKDCGTHEGIEVTDITDGSTLVESLEERIYGRVLADDVYDPITNEVLYTEGTLITEEEAKEIVRKGVKSVKIRSALTCKAPKGICSKCYGMSLAERRLVKVGEAVGIIAAQSIGEPGTQLTLRTFHTGGIAGSTQEEREIVAKKHGYIRYYNIETYNRDGKKIVANRRNAAVLLVEPKLKAPCDGIVKVETQHEEVIVEVHCDDGSIKRFSLRKNDIVKGTELAGISGKTEGKLYIPYKDKPVKKDDAIVEVIKEAWYVPQRIPYGAELKVDDNEPVPMKVESKASGIIKYYKLTGDHLERVYDLKAGTEIGFDNEYKGLFAVIVDENDREADRYYIVRGSRILKDDNSKVKVGDVIAEPISGESKVIAEWDPFANPILAEADGVVKFEDVIDGFTVTTQIDELTGESRIIVKEYLPKGYHPRILLAGNDKVFEYVLEPKTVIHVQEGQEVKQGDILAKTPKAVAKSTDITGGLPRVNELFEARRPKSPAIISEIDGYVKFGKSIRGKQRLIVEGESAVKEYLVPADRQILVHEGDFVHAGERLTDGQISSYDILRILGEKALQQYIVSEVQKVYRLQGVNINDKHIELIVNQMLRQVKIVDSGDTKFIEGDLVSRKMFNEENERIKKFGGEPAIAEPVLVGITRAAIQSDSFISAASFQETTRVLTEASIQGKFDYLEDFKENIVLGRVVPVGTGMFYHKDRDLKIQRNEEE; via the coding sequence ATGAAGAGATTTAAATATATTAAACTTGACTGGGATGAAGAGACAAGACCTCAGGATATTGATGCAGTTCAAGTAAAAATTGCATCTCCTGAGGAGATTCTTTCTTGGTCTCATGGTGAGGTTAAAAAACCTGAAACAATAAATTATAGAACACTTAAACCAGAAAGAGATGGTCTATTTTGTGCAAAAATTTTTGGTCCTATTCATGATTATGAGTGTTTGTGTGGTAAATATAAAAAGATGAGATATAAAGGTATTGTGTGTGAGAAGTGTGGTGTTAAAGTAACTACAAGTAAAGTTAGAAGAGAGAGATTTGGTCATATAGAACTTGTAACACCAGTAGCTCACATTTGGTATGTTTCTAACCTTCCAAGTAGAATTGGTACTTTGCTTGATATTAAAATGAAAGATTTAGAAAGAGTACTTTATTATGAAGCTTATGTAGTGTATGAGCCAGGTGATGCTCCTGTAAAAAGAGGAGATATTTTAGTAGAAGAAGAGTATAGAAAACTTGTAGAACTTTATGGTGATAGTGGTTTTCACGCTGAAATGGGAGCAGAAATTATTAAAAAAATGCTTGAAGAGTTAGACCTTGCTGAGATGTATCATACTTTAAAAGAAGAGCTTAAAAATATTAAAAGTGAAGCAAGAAAAAAAGATATAGTTAAAAAACTTAAAATAGTTGAAGGATTTTTAAATTCAGATAATAGACCTGAGTGGATGATTATGAATGTAATTCCAGTTCTTCCTCCTGATTTAAGACCATTAGTTGCTCTTGATGGTGGGAAATTTGCAGTAGCAGATGTGAATGATTTATATAGAAGAGTAATTCATAGAAATCAGAGATTAAAAAGACTTATAGAACTTGATGCACCAGAAATCATTATTAGAAATGAAAAAAGAATGCTTCAAGAAGCTGTTGATGCATTGTTTGATAATGGAAGAAGAGGTAATACAATAAAAGGTGCAAATAAGAGACCTCTTAAATCACTAAGTGATATTATTAAAGGAAAAACAGGTAGATTTAGACAAAACTTACTTGGTAAAAGAGTTGATTACTCAGGAAGAAGTGTTATTGTAGTAGGGCCAAATCTTAGAATGGACCAATGTGGTCTTCCTAAAAAAATGGCACTTGAATTATTTAAACCTCATTTAATAGGAAAACTTCAAGAGAAAGGTTATGCAACTACAATTAAGCAAGCAAAAAGACTTATTGAAGAAAAAACACCAGAAGTTTGGGAGTGCTTGCAAGAAGTCGTTGACCAATATCCTGTATTATTAAACAGAGCACCAACTCTTCATAAATTATCAATCCAAGCATTTCATCCAGTTTTAATTGATGGTAATGCTATTCAACTTCATCCACTTGTTTGTGCGGCATTTAACGCAGATTTTGACGGTGACCAAATGGCAGTGCATGTGCCATTAAGCCAAGAAGCAATTGCTGAGGCTAAAATATTAATGCTAAGTAGTATGAATATCTTACTGCCAGCCTCAGGTAAAGCTATTGCAGTACCAAGCCAAGATATGGTACTTGGAGTTTATTATATTTCATTAATTAAAGATGGAGTAAAAGGCGAACATAAACTTTTTGCAAATCCAGAAGAAGTATTAGCAGCTTTTGATGAGGGAGTTGTTGATTTACATGCAAGAATTAAAGTAAGAGTAAAAGGTGAGGTAGTAGAAACAACTCCTGGTAGAATGATACTTCACTCAATTACACCTGAGTTTGTACCTATTGAGATGTATAATAAAGTTATGAAGAAAAAAGATATTGCAAGTTTAGTTGATTATGTTTATAAACAAGGTGGTTTAAAAGTAAGTGCAGAGTTTTTAGATAAACTTAAAAATCTTGGGTTTAGATATGCAGCAAAAGTTGGGGTCTCTATTTCTATGGCAGATATTGTAGTCCCAGAAGATAAACCAAAAATTATTGAAGAAGCGTTAAGAAAAGTTAAAGAAGTTCAAGAACAATATAAAAAAGGTTTATTAACAGAGCAAGAAAGATACAATAAAATTATCGATATTTGGACAAAAGTGGATAATGATATTAAAGAAAAACTTCTTGAAATAATGAAAAAAGATAAAGATGGATTTAACTCAATTTATATGATGGCAGACTCTGGTGCAAGAGGTAGTGCCAGTCAGATTAAACAGCTTGCAGGTATGAGAGGTCTTATGGCTAAACCTAATGGTGAGATTATTGAAACACCAATTATTTCAAACTTTAAAGAAGGTCTTAACGTACTTGAATTCTTTATTTCAACTCATGGTGCAAGAAAAGGTCTTGCAGATACTGCTTTAAAAACAGCAAGTGCAGGTTATTTAACAAGAAAACTTGTTGATGTTTCACAAAACTTTAGAGTTATTATGAAAGATTGTGGAACTCATGAAGGAATTGAAGTTACTGATATTACTGATGGGTCTACTCTTGTAGAATCTCTTGAAGAGAGAATTTATGGAAGAGTTTTAGCTGATGATGTATATGACCCAATCACAAATGAAGTACTGTATACAGAGGGTACATTAATTACAGAAGAAGAAGCAAAAGAGATTGTAAGAAAAGGTGTAAAATCTGTAAAAATTAGAAGTGCCTTAACTTGTAAAGCTCCAAAGGGAATTTGTTCTAAATGTTATGGAATGAGTTTGGCTGAGAGACGTCTTGTTAAGGTTGGTGAAGCTGTTGGTATTATTGCAGCACAATCTATTGGTGAACCTGGTACTCAGCTAACACTTAGAACATTCCACACAGGGGGTATTGCAGGGTCTACTCAAGAAGAGAGAGAAATTGTTGCTAAAAAACATGGATACATTAGATATTATAATATTGAAACATATAATAGAGATGGTAAAAAAATAGTTGCAAATAGAAGGAATGCAGCTGTATTATTAGTTGAACCAAAACTTAAAGCTCCATGTGATGGAATTGTAAAGGTTGAAACTCAACATGAAGAAGTAATAGTTGAAGTTCATTGTGATGATGGAAGTATTAAGAGATTTTCACTTAGGAAAAATGACATTGTAAAAGGGACTGAACTTGCTGGAATTTCTGGTAAAACAGAAGGAAAGCTTTATATTCCTTATAAAGATAAACCAGTTAAAAAAGATGATGCAATAGTTGAAGTTATTAAAGAAGCTTGGTATGTACCTCAAAGAATTCCATATGGGGCTGAGCTAAAAGTTGATGATAATGAGCCAGTGCCTATGAAAGTAGAAAGTAAAGCAAGTGGAATAATTAAATATTATAAACTAACAGGTGATCATTTAGAAAGAGTGTATGACTTAAAAGCAGGTACTGAAATTGGTTTTGATAATGAATATAAGGGCTTATTTGCTGTTATAGTTGATGAAAACGATAGAGAAGCAGATAGGTATTATATTGTAAGAGGAAGTAGAATATTAAAAGATGATAATTCTAAGGTTAAAGTAGGTGATGTTATTGCAGAGCCAATTAGTGGTGAGAGCAAAGTAATTGCTGAGTGGGACCCATTTGCAAATCCTATTTTAGCTGAGGCAGATGGTGTTGTTAAATTTGAAGATGTAATTGATGGATTTACAGTAACTACTCAAATTGATGAACTTACAGGTGAGAGTAGAATTATTGTAAAAGAGTATTTACCAAAAGGTTATCATCCAAGAATTTTACTTGCAGGTAATGATAAAGTATTTGAATATGTACTTGAACCTAAAACTGTTATTCATGTACAAGAAGGTCAAGAAGTTAAACAAGGTGATATCTTAGCTAAAACACCAAAAGCTGTTGCAAAATCAACAGATATTACAGGAGGTCTTCCAAGAGTTAATGAGTTATTTGAAGCAAGAAGACCAAAATCACCTGCAATTATTAGTGAAATTGATGGATATGTTAAATTTGGAAAAAGCATAAGAGGAAAACAAAGATTAATTGTTGAGGGTGAGAGTGCAGTAAAAGAGTATTTAGTTCCAGCTGATAGACAAATATTAGTTCACGAAGGTGATTTTGTTCATGCTGGTGAGAGACTTACAGATGGTCAAATTTCAAGTTATGATATTTTAAGAATTTTAGGTGAAAAAGCACTTCAACAATATATTGTAAGTGAAGTTCAAAAAGTTTATAGACTTCAAGGTGTTAATATTAATGATAAACATATCGAACTTATTGTAAATCAAATGTTAAGACAAGTTAAAATTGTAGATAGTGGAGATACTAAATTTATTGAAGGTGATTTAGTAAGTAGAAAAATGTTTAATGAAGAAAATGAAAGAATCAAAAAATTTGGAGGCGAACCAGCTATTGCAGAGCCTGTTTTAGTTGGTATTACAAGAGCTGCAATTCAAAGTGATAGTTTCATTTCTGCAGCTTCATTCCAAGAAACAACAAGAGTATTAACAGAAGCAAGTATTCAAGGAAAATTTGATTATTTAGAAGACTTTAAAGAAAATATCGTACTTGGAAGAGTTGTGCCTGTTGGTACAGGAATGTTTTATCACAAAGATAGAGACTTAAAAATTCAAAGAAATGAGGAAGAGTAA